From the Euphorbia lathyris chromosome 6, ddEupLath1.1, whole genome shotgun sequence genome, one window contains:
- the LOC136233509 gene encoding aspartic proteinase NANA, chloroplast: protein MPALRLLLLFIWFYSIFFLLFVYGDATPAAAGAAASDPEDLDDNSSGVVFEMHHRHSASLGAESNNFGPPPKNRIDRTRQLLDSDNVRREMLSSHRIRLKTKQPAAWIPVHSGSDSGQGQYFVSLRVGSPHPQKVILVTDTGSDLTWMNCQYSCKDCPKAGPHVGRIYKASESTTFKTIPCSSDMCKVQLANFFSLNRCPQPDTPCLFDYRYLSGREAIGVFANDTLTVGLHNRFKVRLHDVLIGCTRGYNGSEGFPDGVLGLGYRNHSLAVRLANTFGSKFSYCLVDHLSASNLKNYLSFGDIPLSEKPKMEYTKLILGVISSFYAIDISGISLGNKRLNIPPEIWDAKGEGGMIIDSGTSLTMLAGAAYDEIVDTLRPVFNKFEKIKKEDELNLPEFELCFGPKGYNSSMVPKLVFHFVDGSKFAPPIDSYIIDVADGVKCLGIVHLTWPGTSVLGNIMQQSHFWEFDIGNRKLGFGPSTCVLSSESPKSGH, encoded by the exons ATGCCTGCGCTGCGGCTGCTCTTGTTGTTCATCTGGTTCTAttctatttttttccttttgttcGTGTACGGAGATGCAACGCCAGCGGCTGCGGGGGCGGCGGCTTCAGATCCAGAAGATCTCGACGACAACAGCTCAGGGGTTGTATTCGAGATGCACCACCGGCATTCGGCTTCCCTGGGCGCGGAGAGTAATAATTTTGGTCCGCCGCCGAAGAATAGAATAGATCGGACAAGACAGCTTCTGGACAGCGATAATGTGAGGAGAGAAATGTTATCGTCACATCGGATAAGGTTGAAGACGAAGCAGCCGGCGGCGTGGATTCCGGTTCATTCAGGTTCTGATTCTGGACAGGGGCAGTATTTTGTATCGCTGCGAGTCGGAAGTCCTCATCCGCAGAAGGTTATTTTGGTTACTGATACAGGGAGCGATCTGACATGGATGAATTGTCAATATTCTTGTAAAGATTGTCCCAAAGCTGGACCTCACGTCGGTAGGATCTACAAGGCTTCTGAGTCAACTACCTTCAAAACGATTCCGTGTTCTTCCGATATGTGCAAGGTTCAACTCGCTAATTTCTTCTCTCTCAACAGATGTCCTCAACCTGACACACCATGCCTTTTCGATTACAG ATATTTGAGTGGTAGGGAAGCTATTGGGGTTTTTGCAAACGACACTTTGACAGTGGGACTTCATAATCGGTTCAAGGTAAGACTACATGATGTGCTTATTGGATGCACTAGAGGATATAATGGAAGTGAGGGTTTTCCGGATGGAGTACTGGGTTTAGGGTATAGAAATCATTCATTAGCCGTAAGATTGGCAAACACATTTGGAAGCAAATTCTCTTATTGCTTAGTAGACCATTTAAGTGCAAGTAACCTTAAGAACTATCTTAGTTTCGGAGATATTCCACTTTCAGAGAAACCAAAAATGGAGTATACAAAGTTAATTCTCGGTGTCATAAGTTCATTTTATGCGATTGATATTTCAGGAATCTCATTAGGAAATAAAAGGCTAAACATTCCTCCAGAAATATGGGATGCTAAAGGTGAAGGAGGAATGATAATTGATTCAGGTACTAGTTTAACAATGCTCGCAGGTGCAGCATACGATGAAATTGTTGATACTTTGAGGCCGGTTTTCAACAAAtttgagaaaattaaaaaagaagacGAACTCAATTTGCCTGAATTTGAGCTTTGTTTTGGCCCTAAAGGATATAATAGTTCCATGGTTCCGAAATTGGTTTTTCATTTCGTCGATGGATCTAAATTTGCTCCCCCGATTGACAGCTATATCATCGATGTTGCTGACGGAGTCAAATGTCTTGGGATAGTACATCTAACTTGGCCAGGAACATCTGTTTTAGGTAACATCATGCAACAAAGTCATTTTTGGGAGTTTGATATTGGTAATCGTAAGTTGGGTTTTGGCCCTTCTACATGTGTATTATCATCGGAATCTCCCAAATCAGGGCATtag